A stretch of Thermostichus vulcanus str. 'Rupite' DNA encodes these proteins:
- a CDS encoding AbrB family transcriptional regulator translates to MATTPKPKPLTGQELLDKVTSMENVDRKEKARACGYVTYTKNGQERVNLMQFNNALLKAVGVDLDASDENGSRGRAPTFRVSVHKNGNLLIGAAYTKKMGLKPGDEFEIKLGHHNIKLERID, encoded by the coding sequence ATGGCTACAACACCCAAACCAAAACCACTGACTGGTCAGGAACTCCTCGATAAGGTGACTTCGATGGAGAATGTGGATCGCAAGGAAAAGGCCCGTGCCTGTGGTTATGTTACCTATACCAAGAATGGCCAAGAGCGTGTGAATTTGATGCAGTTTAACAATGCACTGCTCAAGGCTGTCGGCGTAGACCTAGATGCCAGTGATGAAAATGGATCTCGGGGTCGCGCACCCACCTTCCGAGTTTCAGTTCATAAGAATGGCAATCTGCTGATTGGAGCCGCCTATACTAAGAAGATGGGGCTCAAGCCCGGGGATGAGTTCGAGATCAAGTTAGGTCACCACAACATCAAACTGGAGCGCATCGACTGA